CCAAGGCGATCATCGAGCACGAAGGCCCGGTTTATCTCCGCTTCGGCCGTCCGAATGTCCCGGACTTCACCTCCGACGAGGATGGGTTCGAGCTCGGCAAGTCTATCGAGCTGCATCCCGGCAAGGATGTGACCGTCATCGCTTGCGGCATCATGGTCTGGAAAGCGCTCGAAGCGGCGCGGATCCTCGAAAAGGAGGGCGTTTCGGTGCGCGTCATCAACATGCACACCATCAAGCCGATCGACACGCTGGCCATCGTCCGCGCGGCTCACGACACCGGCGCGATCGTCACCGCCGAGGAGCACCAGATGTACACCGGTCTCGGTGAAGCTGTGGCCAACGTCTGCGCCCGCAACATTCCGGTGCCGATCGAAATGGTCGCTGTCGAGGACTCCTTCGGCGAGTCCGGCAAGCCGGACGATCTGCTCCGCAAGTACAAACTGACCACCGAGGATATTCTGGAGAAGATTTACCTGGTGCTCAGAAGAAAAGATTAAATAATGGGGAACAGGTCTTGCAGGAATCCCGCAAGACTTTTTTGAAATACCGGAGCCTGATGTCATAAAAAGCTGTCAGGCTCTGACTTTTCAGACAGTTCCCGCACTACAGGAGAATGAATCATGGCGATGCCAAATTTCGGTGATATGATGAAGCAGCTTCAGGAGGCTGGAGCGAAGATGCAGGATGTCCAGAAGCAGCTTGAAAAGCTCGTTTCCGAGGGGGAAGCCGGCGGCGGCATGGTCAAGGCGAAAGTCAACGGGCGGCAGAAGCTGCTCGAACTCTCCATCGACCCGGAGATTATGGACGATGTCGATATGGTGCAGGATCTTGTTGTCGCTGCCGTGAACAAGGCGCTTGACGCTTCGGCGCAGCTCGCGCAGAACGAGATTCAGAAGGCGGCTGGCGGTATGATCAACCCGGCCGATCTGCTGAAACAGTTCGGCGGTCAGGGATAAGCGGGTTATTTCATGCGTTACAGCTCAGGAGCCGTCGAGGCGCTCATCGAAGAGTTTGCCAAACTGCCCGGTATTGGCCGGAAGACCGCACAGCGCCTGACGATGCATGTGCTGCAGGAGAGGCGCGGAGAGGTTGAAAAACTTGCGGCTGCCCTGATCGACGTCAAAGAGAAGGTGGTGCGCTGCTCGATCTGCCAGAACATCACCGATCTCGGCACCGACCCCTGC
This portion of the Chlorobaculum parvum NCIB 8327 genome encodes:
- a CDS encoding transketolase family protein; the protein is MGEKNIVEETEKYASRGNKATRTGFGEALLEAGRENPSVVALCADLTGSLNMNLFRKEFPERFIQTGIAEANMISMAAGLATTGKTPVASTFAVFATGRVFDQIRQSVCYSNLNVKICASHAGLTLGEDGATHQILEDIGLMRSLPRMTVVVPCDYSETKRATKAIIEHEGPVYLRFGRPNVPDFTSDEDGFELGKSIELHPGKDVTVIACGIMVWKALEAARILEKEGVSVRVINMHTIKPIDTLAIVRAAHDTGAIVTAEEHQMYTGLGEAVANVCARNIPVPIEMVAVEDSFGESGKPDDLLRKYKLTTEDILEKIYLVLRRKD
- a CDS encoding YbaB/EbfC family nucleoid-associated protein; this translates as MAMPNFGDMMKQLQEAGAKMQDVQKQLEKLVSEGEAGGGMVKAKVNGRQKLLELSIDPEIMDDVDMVQDLVVAAVNKALDASAQLAQNEIQKAAGGMINPADLLKQFGGQG